From Lutra lutra chromosome 14, mLutLut1.2, whole genome shotgun sequence, a single genomic window includes:
- the LOC125084994 gene encoding 60S ribosomal protein L23a-like → MKMALKAKKEVPAPLKAEAKAKALKAKKAVLKGVHSHKKKKIRTSPTFRRPKTLCLRRQPKYPRKSAPRRNKLDHYAIIKFLLTTESAMKKIEDNNTLVFIVDVKANKHHFKQAVKKLYDIDVAKVNNLIRPDGEKKAYIRLAPDYDALDVANKIGII, encoded by the coding sequence ATGAAGATGGCGCTAAAAGCTAAGAAGGAAGTCCCTGCCCCTCTCAAAGCcgaagccaaagcaaaggctttgaaggccaagaaagcgGTGCTGAAAGGCGtccacagtcacaaaaaaaagaagatccgCACATCACCTACATTCCGACGCCCCAAGACTCTGTGTCTCCGAAGGCAGCCCAAATACCCTCGAAAGAGCGCccccaggagaaacaagcttGATCACTATGCCATCATCAAGTTCCTCCTgactactgagtcagccatgaagaaaatagaagacaacaacacacttgtgttcattgtggatgtcaaggccaacaagcaccatttcaaacaggctgtgaagaagctctatGACATTGATGTAGCCAAGGTCAACAACTTAAtcaggcctgatggagagaagaaggcatacATTCGGCTGGCCCCTGACTATgatgctttggatgttgccaacaaaattgggatcatctaa